The Nostoc cf. commune SO-36 genomic sequence TATCAAAAATTAGGATATTGCCGTTAGCTAATTCGTTAGGAAAGTGTTGCTGTGCTAATACATCGTCTCCAAGTGTCCAGATAATCTCTCCTGTGTTGCGATCAATAATTACAACGGTAGAGATGTTGCGGAAGCTGACTATAATACTCCCGTCAGCGAGTTCGCCTACAGTATTACCATGAGTCCATTCATGTCGTTGATCTTGGGGAGTGATAGTAAAAATATCTGGATCTAAGTGTTCGTGGGCGTGCCAAGTCCAAACAATCTCACCCCCAGGAGTAACCTCATAAAGTACATCAGCATAGATATCACCGTCTGCTTCTGTTCCTGCTACACCGCCTTTGATACGGGGAATCAAAGACTGAGGTATCTTTTCAATAGCTAATAAAATCGTGTTCCCGTTGCGTAGTCTGCGCCCGTCGTGATGATGATCTGGATGTTTATATTCCCAAATTATATTTCCCTTGGGATCTGCTTCTAAGACAACGCCACCTTTAAAGGCAGCCCACAAAGGAAAATGTGGCGGAATATCTAGCGTCTTACCATTATAAAAAAGGTTGCCATTGGGTAAAAGATAAGCATACAAACCCGGTGAATATGGCAAATTCCATTGATGTACTACTTCTCCTTCTAGATTCAGAAGATATACTTCTCCCTTACCTGTAAGAGGTGTAAAAAGTGTATATCCCTTGAATGCTTTGTCAGGATTATAAGCTCTTAAACCAGTACCACGGCGACGAATAGTATTTTGGTCAACTGATGCTGTTGCGATCGTCATAATTTTAAGAGGATTTGGGATTGGGAACTGGGGATTGGGGACTGGGGAAAATAACTACCCAGCACTCCCTACTCAGCACTCTTATGGTGCTGGATTTGGAGATTGAGTATGAACTATGTCTATTTCTGCCAAAATATCTTTGTCGAGAACTACATTGATACTTTCTATATTCTCTTAGAGTTGTTCTAGTGTGGTAGCACCAATAATCGTACTAGCAACAAACCAACGACTCCGCACAAATGCTATAGCTAATTGTGCAGGACTCAATTGATGACGTTTGGCAATTTCTACATAAGCTGCTACTGCTTCTTGCACATTTGGTTTTAAATAACGCTGACCAAAGTTTTCAAATAAAGTCACTCTGGTTTTTTCTGGTTTACCGTTGAGGTATTTACCAGTTAAATAGCCAAATCCTAAAGGACTATAAGCTAGTAAAGGAATGTTTTCGTAATAAACTGTTTCTGCAAGTGCGCCATCAAAAACTCGATTAAGTAAATTATAAGCATTTTGGATGGAAGCAACTTTAGGTAATCCTAATTGTTTTGCTGCTTGACTAAATTGTACAAGGCCCCAAGGTGTTTCATTGCTTAACCCGACATAACGGATTTTACCTGCTTTAATTACATCAGCAAAAACTTCCAGTTGTTCGGCAATGGGAACTGTTTCCTTTACCTGTCTGGGGTCAAAAACTGTTTGTCCAAAACGAGGAACATAACGGTCGGGCCAATGGATTTGGTATAAATCAATATAGTCTGTCTGTAATCTTGCGAGACTATCATCTATCGCTTGTTTGATATTGTTTCGTTCAATTCCTTCCGCACCACCACGTAACCATTTAAAGCCGCGACCAGGCCCCGCAATTTTAGTAGCAATTATTAATTTATCTCGCTGTTGATGCTTTAACCATTCTCCAATATAAGTTTCGGTTAAACCATAGGTTTCTTCACTGGGTGGTACGGGGTACATTTCAGCCGCATCTATAAAATTAATTCCTTGATTAATTGCATAATCTAGCTGCTGATGCGCTTCTTCTATAGTATTTTGTCGCCCATAGGTCATTGTGCCGAGGCAAATTTCAGAAACTTTAAGGTCACTATTGCCTAATTGGTTATATTCCATGATTTCGGGATAATTTCACTATTGAATTGACAAATTTTATTGCTCAGTTGGCGTTACTCGATAATTGCTGCTTATCCTATGAAGTATTTTTGATTTTGAGAACCCACGAGAATTATTTAGATAATACTACGGTATGTACATCGAATTACTTGTGTTGCAATAAAATTTACAAACTTTTTTTGAAAAAATGCTTATCTAAATACTTGATAAAATTCAGCGATCGCCATATTCAAAACCTTGACTTCGATATAATTTGAGTGATTGCTTCATCTACGATTACGAAAATACAAGTATGACATTCTTACAAGTTCCCATCATCGATATTAGTGGGCTAATTTTTCAAACTAACAACTCTGTCGATGTAATTGCAGAGCAAATCAGACAAGCTCTTCAAGATTACGGATTTTTCTATATTGTTGGACATGGAATTGATGAACAACTACAACAGAAACTAGAACATCTCAGTCAACAGTTCTTCGCGCAAGATGTAGAAACTAAATTGAAAATACGTATGGCTATTGGTGGTAAAGCCTGGCGAGGATATTTCCCCGTGGGTAACGAGTTAACATCAGGTAAACCAGACTTAAAAGAAGGTATTTATTTTGGTGCAGAACTAGAAGAAAATCACCCACTTGTGAAAGCCAGTATACCAATGCACGGTCGCAATCTTTTTCCATCCAACATTCCCCAATTTAGGGAAACAGTACTGGAATATATAGACTCAATGACTCAACTCGGACATATCCTGATGGCTGGTATTGCTTTAAGTTTAGGTTTAGAAAAGTCCTATTTTGCAGATCGTTATACAAAAGACCCATTGAGATTATTTCGCATTTTTAATTATCCTCCTAATTCATTATTATCTAAATCTAAATGGGGTGTTGGCGAACATACAGATTATGGTGTGTTAACTATCCTCAAGCAAGATAATGTCGGTGGATTACAAATCAAGTCCAAGTCTGGTTGGATAGATGCACCTCCTATTCCTGGTTCATTCGTATGCAACATTGGGGATATGCTCGATCGCATGACTCAAGGGCTGTATCGCTCAACACCCCACCGCGTTCAGAACTTATCAACAAGTCATCGCCTTTCGTTCCCGTTTTTCTTTGATCCCAATTTCAACGTTGAAGTCAAACCCATTGAATTGAAGGATGTAGTAGTGAATGATGATAAAAGCGATCGCTGGGATAAAGCCAGTGTTCACGAATTTCGCGGCACTTATGGCGAATATCTCTTGAATAAAGTCTCCAAAGTATTTCCAGAACTGCGTCAAAAAGTGATTGAGAGTGCTGAATAAAAGCCCAGTCCCCAGTCCCCAGTCCCCAATCCCCAGTCCCCAAATTAACTTTGATAAGGACGCGGTAGTTGACGCAGTTTATGAGCCGTATCCAATTCACTATTGTTTTTTCTACCATATCCCCAACCCAAGAGCCGACGATATTCGCCCATGATGTCACTTTCAATTAAATCATCCTCATTGACTGCAACATTGGTATGAGATTCAGGTGCAACATAGAGTGCATCCGCAGGGCAATAAGCCTCACACATGAAACAAGTTTGACAGTCTTCCTTGCGGGCGATCGCAGGTGGTTGGTTGGGTACGGAGTCAAAGACGTTGGTAGGACACACTTGGACGCACAAATTGCAATTGATACATAGTTTATGGCTGACAAGCTCGATCATGATATGCTCCTGCTACAACTTTGATACAGAGGGTGTGGTTTGAGTGGTAATTACTGGTGGTGTAGCGTAGACGCTTTGCGGCTTGTCGCCAGACATCGCATCCGTAATCCAATCACGCCTCACCCAAAGCTTATCTAAGCCGCCTGTTGCTTGGTAATAACGCTGATTTGGATCGGTTTCGGGATAGTCTATGCGAATATGTTCGCTGCGCGTTTCCGTGCGATGTAACGCGCTAAAATATGCCCATCGTGCTACAGCCGTCAAAGCAGCCGCTCGACGAGAAAATTCCACATCGCGCACACTATCTTGTTTCGGGTTCCCTTGTACTTGCTCCCATAGTTTCTCTAATTTAGCGAGAGAATCCAAAAGTCCCTGCTCAGAACGCAAATAATTCTTCTCCAAAGGGAACATCTCGGCTTGTACACCGCGCACGATCGCTTCACTATCGAATGTTTCAGAAGTGTGTGAGGGCG encodes the following:
- a CDS encoding aryl-sulfate sulfotransferase; this translates as MTIATASVDQNTIRRRGTGLRAYNPDKAFKGYTLFTPLTGKGEVYLLNLEGEVVHQWNLPYSPGLYAYLLPNGNLFYNGKTLDIPPHFPLWAAFKGGVVLEADPKGNIIWEYKHPDHHHDGRRLRNGNTILLAIEKIPQSLIPRIKGGVAGTEADGDIYADVLYEVTPGGEIVWTWHAHEHLDPDIFTITPQDQRHEWTHGNTVGELADGSIIVSFRNISTVVIIDRNTGEIIWTLGDDVLAQQHFPNELANGNILIFDNGAHRRHTALNFSRVIEVNRQTKEIVWQYSDNPPQNFFSSYISGAQRLANGNTLITEGAFGRIFEVTVTGEIVWEYVNPHFAARNLGEKSAVASGEQNSVFRAFRYAPEEVPWL
- a CDS encoding isopenicillin N synthase family dioxygenase; its protein translation is MTFLQVPIIDISGLIFQTNNSVDVIAEQIRQALQDYGFFYIVGHGIDEQLQQKLEHLSQQFFAQDVETKLKIRMAIGGKAWRGYFPVGNELTSGKPDLKEGIYFGAELEENHPLVKASIPMHGRNLFPSNIPQFRETVLEYIDSMTQLGHILMAGIALSLGLEKSYFADRYTKDPLRLFRIFNYPPNSLLSKSKWGVGEHTDYGVLTILKQDNVGGLQIKSKSGWIDAPPIPGSFVCNIGDMLDRMTQGLYRSTPHRVQNLSTSHRLSFPFFFDPNFNVEVKPIELKDVVVNDDKSDRWDKASVHEFRGTYGEYLLNKVSKVFPELRQKVIESAE
- a CDS encoding 4Fe-4S binding protein, which encodes MIELVSHKLCINCNLCVQVCPTNVFDSVPNQPPAIARKEDCQTCFMCEAYCPADALYVAPESHTNVAVNEDDLIESDIMGEYRRLLGWGYGRKNNSELDTAHKLRQLPRPYQS